From Oikeobacillus pervagus, the proteins below share one genomic window:
- a CDS encoding phosphatase PAP2 family protein, whose translation MERAKSWFIKQDQAYFYFLNRRSKLCVSFFKHITHLGGAMFTIGLQLILLMSSNQTLRKVALLALVSLVVSHVVAVLIKKTFQRIRPYLALPNAMVHGHLFKDYSFPSGHTTAVFSIVISYLVVYPSLLPYLLPAALLVAVSRIVLGVHYPSDVLVGALLGTFTAITFSTFMF comes from the coding sequence GTGGAAAGGGCAAAATCATGGTTTATCAAACAAGATCAAGCCTATTTTTACTTTCTTAATCGCCGCTCGAAATTATGCGTGTCTTTTTTTAAACATATTACCCATCTTGGGGGAGCGATGTTTACAATTGGATTGCAACTTATATTATTAATGTCAAGTAATCAAACATTGAGAAAGGTTGCATTGCTTGCTTTAGTATCGTTAGTTGTCAGTCATGTAGTAGCTGTTTTAATTAAAAAGACTTTTCAAAGAATCCGTCCGTATTTAGCCTTGCCTAATGCAATGGTACATGGTCATTTATTCAAGGACTACTCTTTTCCATCCGGCCACACGACAGCTGTTTTTTCCATAGTTATTTCTTATCTTGTTGTCTATCCATCCCTTTTACCTTACTTACTGCCAGCTGCCCTTCTTGTAGCCGTTTCTAGAATTGTGTTAGGTGTTCACTATCCCTCAGATGTTCTTGTTGGCGCATTATTAGGAACATTTACAGCGATTACTTTTTCTACCTTTATGTTTTAA